From the Glutamicibacter halophytocola genome, the window TTCGTCGAGGAAGTCCGCGTAGAGTCCGCGCAAAGCGCCTTCGCCGCCAAAACGCGTGTCCGTGAGGAACCCGGAGAGCTGGTTCATGCCACCGGCTAGTCGTTCAGGGTCGGCAAACATGCGAGTCCAGCCGGTTTTGGTGGTGGTGTCGCGCAGCCGGGATGCAAAGCTGTGCATCCCGGTGATGCCGAAGTTCTTGGCGAAGTGCTCCGGAATGCCGGAGAGCTCGCGGGTTCCCAAAAGGCGCGAGGTGGTTTCCTCGATGGCTTCCAGTGCATTGGCGGCCAGGGTTTCGGCCTCCGGCGAGCGCGTGGAAGGCACCCATGCCTGCCAGTGCTTTTCCTTCTTGCGCTTGGCCCGGGCGAATGCCAGGTCCTCTGGGCTGATGACATTCAGTAGGCCCGAGCCATCATCGACCAGCAGATCATCTTCGTGGTCCCCCACGACAACCAGATCAATGGTTTCTGCTTCATCAACTTCGTTGCCATCAATCCATGGCAGCGCGTTGATGGCTACGCGAACCACTACAGCGCGTCCGGCATCCAGTGCTGCATCCATGTATTCGGCAGCCTTCTGGGCGGAGCCGGTGGTGCGTTCATTGATCTTGGCACCGCAGCGGGCCAGCAGGTTCTGGGTATATGGCTCCGGGTGGGCACGGGTGACCAGGGTCGCGGTGGTGGATTCTGCATATTCAAAGGTGAAGACCATGAAGCCGATACCCCCTGCCAGCCCTGCCAGCAGTGCCTGGCTCAGTGGAGCGCTGGTCAACGGATTGGTGACGCCGGCTTGAACCAGGACGCGGTGCCAGAGCGCGGCATCGTATTGGATGACATCTTCTGGTGCCGGGTATTCCGGCAGCTCATCTTGCGGAACTGGCGCGGGTGCGGGTTTAGGAGCTTTGGGCTTGGCCCCGATTTTTCCTTCCCTGGCTTCTTTGGCGTAGTCACGAGCCTGGGCAGCACGAGCAGCTTTAGGGCTTTCCGGTTTCCCGGTGAGGATATTCTTGCGCGCGGTGGTGTAGCTCTCCCCCGTGCGTGCCATGCGTTCTCGTGCTTGCTTCTTCAGGTTGGCTGGCTGGCCCAAAATGTAGTCCTTTATTCGCGGTCGCGCACAGTCCGCGGGATCCCGCGCCGATTGGTGCTGTCTGCCCATAATTCTACGCGTGGTCAATCAGTTCCCCGGTCGCTATCCGTGGTGAGAAATGTCTGGCTCAGGATGGCGGCCCATGCGTTCGCTATTCTCCCCGCCATCATCCAAGCAGGCCAAGGCGTATGCTTCCCAGGGCGGTGATCCGCCATCAATTCCAGGGCGTTCCGGGCGCCCGTTGGAGGTTCCCCGCGCCGACGAATTCTCCCCTCAGCAGTAGATTTTCCGCCACCATCTCGTTTTGCGCCCCTCGGGGTTCCCTGCCGTTCAGGGCGCAGGGAACTATCGCGGAGTGGCTTCTAAAGTCTGGTAATGCGAGCGATGGCGCTTCGGACTTCTTCAGGGTCGCGCGCTTCTGAGTCCAGCGCCCTGTGAATGGTCAGCCCCTCGATCATGGCGTCCAGCAGACGGGCGGTCTGCGGGTCGAAATGGGCCCCTAGCGCTAGCTGGCTGCGCCCCATCCACCAGGTGGTGATGGAACGGAAGGAAGCATCACGGGTGGCGAGGGTATATAGCTCATGCGACAAGATCAGTTCATCACCTTGACCGCTACTGGCTTGCAATATCCGTTCAAACACCGCTTGGCAGGCAGATTCCCTATCGGCTGCCTCGGCCATCTGGCGCTCAAATCCATTGCTGATGCTTGTGGCGAAACGGCTGAAGGCACTGTGCAGGAGGTCGTGCATGCCGTCAAAGTAGTAGGTCATCGCCCCGAGCGGCACACCTGCCTGGGCCGCGACTTTTCGGTGCGAGGTGCCCGTGACACCGGAGTGCGCAATCACTTCAAGACACGCATCCATGATCTTCTCGCGGCGTTCAGGATCATTGCGGCGCCCCAGGCGTGAACCGGTGGAGGAGTGTTGAGCGGACATCTAATTATCCAATGGCCCTGATGACCCGAGCTGGGTTACCCGCGGCAACGGCGTTAGCTGGAATGTCCTTGGTGACAACAGCGCCGGCACCAATAACCGAATTCTCCCCGATACTCACTCCCGGGCACACGATCACACCACCTCCAAGCCAGACATTGTCCCCGAGGATAATCGGCGCGGCCGCTTCAAGCTTGTCGCGGCGAGGTTGCGGGTCAATCGGGTGGGTGGGCGTCAGAAGCTGGACGTTGGGTCCAATTTGGCAGTCTTCACCAATGGTTATGGTCGCAACATCCAATGCGGTGAGGTTGTAGTTGATGAAGGTGCGGGCGCCGATGTGCAGATTCTCGCCGTAGTCCACAAAGATCGGGGAGTTTACATGGGCACCTTCGCCCAAGGTGCCAACAAGTTCTGCGAGGATCCCGCGTGCTTGCGGATCCGCCGCGACATCCGCGCGGCGATAGGCTTCAGCCAGCTGGACGCCACGCTGGTGCAGACGTTCATTCTCGGGATCATCCGCGATGTACAGGTCACCTGCAAACATGCGCTCGCGGTTGCTGCGGGAGTCTCCTTCAAAATAATTCTCAGTCATGGGAGTGAATATACACGAGATTTGGGTACACTCGTACATATAATTTGAGTAGTCGTCCAGGCAGTGGCGATGCTTCCATCCCCCGGCACGGCGAAAGACACCAACGCCCATGTATTCAATACTCCTGACCATCATCTACCTCGCTTTCATCAGCCTCGGACTCCCCGATTCGCTTGTGGGCGCTGGGTGGCCGGTGATGCATCAAGATCTTGGCGTGCCGCAGTCTTTCGCCGGTATCCTCACCATGGTCATTGCCATCGGAACCATCTTTTCCAGCCTTGCTTCGGAACGTTTGACCCGCAGATTCGGCGCAGGTGCGGTGACGGCAGTCAGCGTTGGACTGACCGCAACCGCATTGTTCGGATTTTCGTTCTCCGGCTCATTCTGGATGCTTTGCCTCTGGGCTATTCCGTATGGCCTAGGCGCGGGAGCGGTAGACGCAGCCCTGAACAACTACGTAGCGCTGCATTACGCGGCACGGCATATGAATTGGCTGCACAGT encodes:
- a CDS encoding BtrH N-terminal domain-containing protein, which translates into the protein MGQPANLKKQARERMARTGESYTTARKNILTGKPESPKAARAAQARDYAKEAREGKIGAKPKAPKPAPAPVPQDELPEYPAPEDVIQYDAALWHRVLVQAGVTNPLTSAPLSQALLAGLAGGIGFMVFTFEYAESTTATLVTRAHPEPYTQNLLARCGAKINERTTGSAQKAAEYMDAALDAGRAVVVRVAINALPWIDGNEVDEAETIDLVVVGDHEDDLLVDDGSGLLNVISPEDLAFARAKRKKEKHWQAWVPSTRSPEAETLAANALEAIEETTSRLLGTRELSGIPEHFAKNFGITGMHSFASRLRDTTTKTGWTRMFADPERLAGGMNQLSGFLTDTRFGGEGALRGLYADFLDEASGLPGLSALGEHSADYVQLAQLWDEFADLVDPEIAVDDRSAMFERMAEAMDRIAEAEHQAASALARTAQSLDPKTR
- a CDS encoding TetR/AcrR family transcriptional regulator: MSAQHSSTGSRLGRRNDPERREKIMDACLEVIAHSGVTGTSHRKVAAQAGVPLGAMTYYFDGMHDLLHSAFSRFATSISNGFERQMAEAADRESACQAVFERILQASSGQGDELILSHELYTLATRDASFRSITTWWMGRSQLALGAHFDPQTARLLDAMIEGLTIHRALDSEARDPEEVRSAIARITRL
- a CDS encoding sugar O-acetyltransferase — protein: MTENYFEGDSRSNRERMFAGDLYIADDPENERLHQRGVQLAEAYRRADVAADPQARGILAELVGTLGEGAHVNSPIFVDYGENLHIGARTFINYNLTALDVATITIGEDCQIGPNVQLLTPTHPIDPQPRRDKLEAAAPIILGDNVWLGGGVIVCPGVSIGENSVIGAGAVVTKDIPANAVAAGNPARVIRAIG